The following are encoded in a window of Rosa chinensis cultivar Old Blush chromosome 4, RchiOBHm-V2, whole genome shotgun sequence genomic DNA:
- the LOC112199681 gene encoding uncharacterized protein LOC112199681 yields MMIGSKMINWSLISWINGSLTPSVLAIVARSPSSPATWSSLEKCYASQSHNQILQLQSELLHTTRGDLYISNYLDKVNIVADNLALAGHPVSDDDLVAIIMNNVGPLYENTVSSAQARDTPITYDTLEALLLSAKRRLNAQNSLVDSGATALVASRPRGGGRGGRVFQSGGRHSFSGGRASSHMHPSMPTIGGRGFSSSSRTGSVLGPGPSQGSFSTQHGGQFSQFHGASTSQTPRLTCQICGRGGHSALDCFSRLNLAYEGRTCSHSSS; encoded by the coding sequence ATGATGATTGGATCCAAAATGATCAATTGGTCCTTAATTAGCTGGATTAACGGCTCCCTCACGCCTTCAGTTCTTGCTATTGTGGCTCGCTCTCCCTCATCTCCTGCTACCTGGTCTTCTTTGGAAAAATGTTATGCTTCTCAATCTCATAATCAAATTCTCCAATTACAAAGTGAACTCCTTCATACTACTCGAGGTGACTTGTATATTTCTAATTATCTTGATAAGGTGAATATTGTTGCTGATAATCTTGCTCTTGCTGGCCACCCTGTTTCTGATGATGATCTTGTTGCAATTATCATGAATAACGTGGGACCTTTATATGAGAATACTGTCAGTTCTGCTCAGGCCAGAGACACACCTATAACATATGATACTCTTGAAGCCTTGTTACTCAGTGCTAAACGTAGGCTTAATGCTCAAAATTCTCTGGTTGATTCTGGTGCAACGGCTCTGGTTGCCTCTCGTCCTCGTGGTGGTGGACGTGGTGGTCGTGTTTTTCAATCTGGAGGTCGTCATTCCTTTTCTGGAGGTCGTGCTTCTTCACACATGCATCCTTCTATGCCTACGATTGGTGGGCGTGGTTTTTCTTCTAGCAGTCGCACTGGCTCTGTTCTTGGTCCTGGTCCTTCTCAAGGCAGCTTTTCTACTCAACATGGTGGTCAGTTTAGTCAGTTTCATGGTGCTTCTACTTCTCAGACTCCTCGCCTCACTTGTCAAATATGTGGACGTGGTGGTCATTCTGCCTTGGATTGCTTCAGCCGTTTGAATCTTGCTTATGAAGGGCGTACGTGTTCCCACTCATCGTCTTAG
- the LOC112196586 gene encoding protein STRICTOSIDINE SYNTHASE-LIKE 10: protein MNPPPFASFYLLLSCLLIILVSTSTSKPALAFSIASLRKYHQLELPYNVVGPESVAFDCRGEGPYVGVSDGRILKWEEPHNGWREFGYTSPNRQRKLCDGSTDKINEPICGRPLGLKFNPTTCELYIADAYFGLLKTGPNGGRPHQLATSAGGVPFHFLNALDIDDESGMVYFTDTSINFQRSVWILSIISGDRTGRLMQYDPSTKKVTVLLKGLAFPNGVALTKDKSFLLLAETGTLKILRLWLRGPKSNALELFAQLVGFPDNIKRNNNGEFWVAINNGRGRSISRTLLGDPVGAKFDEEGNVLEVLDGEDSTAALLQSVSEVEEHNGKLWMGSVENSYVGVGLF, encoded by the exons ATGAACCCTCCTCCTTTTGCTTCATTCTACTTGCTCCTGTCTTGTCTACTGATCATCCTAGTATCAACCTCGACATCCAAACCAGCATTAGCTTTCTCCATTGCTAGCCTCAGGAAATACCACCAACTCGAGCTCCCTTATAACGTAGTCGGCCCCGAAAGCGTTGCGTTCGACTGCCGTGGAGAAGGACCTTATGTTGGGGTTTCAGATGGTAGAATTCTCAAATGGGAGGAACCTCACAACGGCTGGAGAGAGTTTGGCTACACTTCCCCGAATAG GCAGAGGAAATTATGTGATGGCTCAACCGACAAGATAAATGAACCGATATGCGGAAGGCCACTGGGTCTAAAGTTTAACCCTACAACATGTGAACTGTATATAGCAGATGCCTATTTTGGACTCTTGAAGACGGGACCAAATGGTGGCCGTCCTCATCAACTCGCCACTTCTGCAGGAGGAGTCCCCTTCCATTTCTTAAATGCTTTGGACATCGATGACGAATCTGGAATGGTTTATTTTACGGACACTAGCATTAATTTCCAAAGAAG TGTTTGGATATTGTCCATCATCTCCGGTGACAGAACTGGAAGGTTAATGCAATACGACCCTAGTACAAAGAAGGTGACTGTGTTGCTCAAGGGATTGGCATTTCCAAATGGTGTGGCTCTAACTAAGGACAAATCTTTCCTCCTCCTAGCCGAAACTGGGACGCTGAAAATCCTCCGGTTGTGGCTTCGAGGACCCAAATCTAATGCCTTGGAACTTTTTGCTCAACTAGTCGGGTTCCCAGATAACATCAAGAGAAACAACAATGGAGAATTCTGGGTTGCGATCAACAACGGAAGAGGAAGATCAATATCTCGGACTCTGCTAGGAGATCCTGTAGGAGCAAAGTTTGATGAAGAAGGAAACGTTTTGGAGGTGTTAGATGGAGAGGATAGTACGGCAGCGTTGCTTCAGTCTGTTAGTGAAGTTGAAGAACACAACGGAAAGTTGTGGATGGGATCGGTGGAAAATTCATATGTTGGTGTTGGCTTGTTTTAG
- the LOC112201133 gene encoding ubiquinone biosynthesis O-methyltransferase, mitochondrial-like, whose protein sequence is MKTTVGTIVNQPLLVRVLLRMHLLNGISLVGMVMEGHLKGVAMRDPLSARPFEGLKFIDVGCGGGILSEPLARMRAAVTGVDAVKKNIKIARFHSDLDPVTSKLECQCTTAVKSYNAEKGRANKVPKLRLLPGVPKQPGGIECGYYVMRYMKDIINDDTLSFSTKWAVKTRKGYTQQQLDEVRMEVADYLQTLL, encoded by the exons ATGAAAACAACAGTGGGTACAATCGTGAATCAGCCCCTGCTGGTCAGGGTGCTTTTAAGGATGCACCTCCTAAACGGCATTTCTCTGGTGGGGATGGTGATGGAAGGCCATTTGAAAGGCGTGGCTAT GAGGGATCCATTATCTGCTAGGCCCTTTGAAGGGCTCAAATTTATTGATGTTGGCTGTGGAGGTGGAATTCTTTCTGAG CCTTTAGCTCGGATGAGAGCTGCTGTAACAGGAGTTGATGCTGTTAAGAAAAATATCAAGATAGCTCGCTTTCACTCA GACTTGGATCCAGTGACCTCAAAACTTGAATGTCAATGCACTACAGCTG TTAAAAGTTACAATGCTGAAAAGGGGAGGGCTAACAAAGTGCCTAAATTAAGACTACTCCCG GGCGTACCTAAACAACCGGGCGGAATTGAGTGTGGCTACTATGTTATGCGGTACATGAAGGATATTATTAATGATGACACACTTTCCTTTTCGACCAAG tgggCGGTAAAGACTCGGAAAGGATATACCCAACAACAACTTGACGAGGTGCGCATGGAGGTGGCCGACTACTTGCAGACCTTGTTGTAG